The proteins below are encoded in one region of Shewanella putrefaciens:
- a CDS encoding cobyric acid synthase: MVQGTTSDAGKSTLVAGICRLLVRQGCKVAPFKPQNMALNSAVTIDGGEIGRAQALQAAACHLEPHTDFNPILLKPSSDTGAQIIVQGKALTTLEASAFFGPKSKDYKAMALGAVLDSFARLKAQYQTIVVEGAGSPAEINLREGDIANMGFAEAVDCPVIIIADIDKGGVFAHLVGTLALLSESEQARVKGFVINRFRGDISLLQSGLDWLEAYTQKPVLGVLPYLHDLHLDAEDALIDSPNKQAKSRFKVRVLVYPRTSNHTDFDPLRLHPDIDFDYVSLQTQTAEHTTHLPAADLLILPGSKNVRADLAFLRQQGWDKELAKHLRYGGKVLGICGGYQMLGQSIADPMGIEDSLGTSQGLGYLPIATEFKAEKQLRRVTGHLALQGQNVEVKGYEIHCGESQYLGSSMADKPAPLWLKSENCLDQQQDNSFADGCLSDDGQILGTYLHGLFDSPEACQLILRWAGLEDAQTIDINAIREQQLDRLADVLAEHLDLPQLQIILTASVKS; this comes from the coding sequence ATGGTGCAGGGCACTACCTCGGATGCGGGCAAAAGTACGCTGGTGGCGGGTATTTGTCGTTTGCTTGTCCGTCAGGGCTGTAAGGTTGCGCCCTTTAAGCCGCAAAATATGGCGCTTAATAGCGCAGTTACAATCGATGGCGGCGAGATTGGCCGCGCACAGGCCTTGCAAGCCGCGGCCTGTCATCTTGAGCCTCATACGGATTTTAATCCCATTCTCCTTAAGCCAAGTTCGGACACGGGCGCGCAGATTATTGTTCAGGGTAAAGCGTTAACGACGCTCGAAGCCTCGGCCTTTTTTGGCCCTAAATCTAAAGATTACAAAGCGATGGCACTCGGTGCTGTGCTGGACTCCTTCGCGCGATTGAAGGCCCAGTATCAAACCATAGTGGTCGAAGGTGCGGGTAGCCCGGCGGAGATCAACCTGCGTGAGGGCGATATTGCCAATATGGGGTTTGCCGAAGCGGTTGATTGCCCCGTGATTATCATTGCCGATATCGACAAGGGCGGGGTATTTGCCCATTTAGTCGGGACCTTAGCTTTGTTATCCGAGTCGGAGCAGGCGCGGGTAAAGGGCTTTGTGATCAATCGTTTTCGGGGCGATATTAGCCTGTTGCAATCAGGGCTCGATTGGCTCGAAGCCTATACCCAAAAGCCCGTGTTAGGCGTGCTGCCCTACCTGCATGATCTTCATCTGGATGCCGAAGATGCGCTGATAGATTCGCCAAATAAGCAGGCGAAGAGTCGTTTTAAAGTGCGGGTGCTGGTGTATCCGCGCACCAGCAATCACACGGATTTTGATCCGCTTAGGCTGCATCCCGATATTGATTTTGATTATGTGTCACTGCAGACCCAAACCGCGGAACACACCACTCATTTGCCTGCCGCCGATTTATTGATTTTGCCCGGCAGTAAGAATGTGCGCGCCGATTTGGCCTTTCTACGCCAGCAAGGCTGGGATAAAGAGCTCGCAAAACACCTGCGTTATGGCGGTAAAGTGTTAGGGATTTGCGGCGGTTATCAAATGTTAGGTCAAAGCATTGCCGATCCCATGGGGATTGAAGACTCCCTCGGTACGAGCCAAGGGCTGGGATATTTGCCCATAGCCACCGAATTTAAGGCTGAAAAACAGCTACGTAGGGTCACAGGCCATTTAGCACTGCAAGGGCAGAATGTTGAGGTAAAAGGCTATGAGATCCACTGCGGCGAGTCCCAATATCTAGGCTCAAGTATGGCCGACAAACCAGCCCCATTATGGCTGAAAAGTGAGAATTGTCTTGACCAACAGCAGGATAACTCCTTTGCCGATGGCTGTTTGAGTGACGATGGACAAATTTTGGGGACCTATTTGCATGGGCTGTTCGATAGCCCTGAGGCGTGCCAGTTAATCCTGCGCTGGGCGGGATTAGAAGATGCCCAGACCATTGATATTAATGCCATTCGAGAACAACAACTGGATCGTTTGGCCGATGTACTGGCCGAACATCTAGACTTACCACAATTACAGATAATCTTAACCGCATCAGTTAAGTCGTAG
- a CDS encoding DUF3144 domain-containing protein: MSDNEQAFYARATELIKLANQQNQNTEIQTGEVSASFMWALARYNAWFGSTSFETKEQMQAKKQEMMDYYMERYKEMLDTHLEDYIENFDHYRATQK, encoded by the coding sequence ATGTCTGATAACGAACAAGCCTTTTACGCCCGCGCCACTGAGTTGATTAAGCTCGCGAACCAGCAGAACCAGAACACAGAGATCCAAACCGGTGAGGTCAGCGCTTCCTTTATGTGGGCCCTCGCCCGCTACAACGCTTGGTTTGGCTCCACCAGTTTTGAAACCAAGGAGCAAATGCAGGCCAAAAAGCAGGAAATGATGGACTATTATATGGAGCGCTATAAAGAGATGCTCGACACCCATCTGGAAGATTATATCGAGAACTTCGACCACTACCGCGCAACACAGAAGTAA
- the pyrC gene encoding dihydroorotase, which produces MTTITITRPDDWHIHLRDGAQLKDTVRDISRYMGRAIVMPNLVPPAIDTETALTYYDRIKAQVPAGSQFEPLMVLYLTDKTSPDEIRKAKASGKIVAAKLYPAGATTNSDSGVTDLKNIYPALEAMQEVGMLFLVHGEVTDSAIDIFDRERVFIENILSKIVADFPALKIVLEHITTKDAVDFVTQASDNVAATITAHHLLYNRNHMLAGGIRPHFYCLPILKRNTHQQALLAAAASGSKKFFLGTDSAPHAKDKKEAACGCAGSYTAHAAIELYAEAFESVNALDKLEAFASFNGPDFYSLPRNSDTITLVKTPWNVPATYPLGDTSVVPIRAGEVIDWQVK; this is translated from the coding sequence ATGACTACAATTACAATCACTCGCCCAGACGACTGGCATATTCATTTAAGGGATGGCGCCCAACTTAAAGATACAGTGCGCGATATCAGCCGCTATATGGGCCGCGCTATCGTGATGCCAAACTTAGTGCCACCCGCTATCGATACCGAAACCGCGCTAACCTATTACGACCGCATTAAAGCGCAGGTGCCCGCTGGCTCACAGTTTGAACCTTTGATGGTGTTGTATTTAACCGACAAAACGAGCCCTGATGAAATCCGCAAGGCCAAAGCCTCGGGTAAAATTGTCGCGGCTAAACTCTACCCAGCGGGCGCGACGACCAACTCGGATTCCGGCGTAACCGATTTGAAGAACATCTACCCCGCCCTCGAAGCCATGCAAGAAGTCGGCATGCTGTTTTTAGTCCACGGTGAAGTCACAGATTCTGCGATTGATATTTTCGACCGCGAGCGCGTCTTTATCGAAAATATCTTAAGCAAAATCGTCGCCGATTTCCCAGCGCTTAAAATCGTGCTTGAACATATCACCACTAAAGATGCGGTCGATTTTGTCACCCAAGCCTCTGATAATGTGGCAGCAACTATTACGGCCCACCATTTGCTGTATAACCGCAACCACATGCTGGCTGGCGGTATTCGCCCACATTTTTACTGCCTGCCGATTTTAAAACGCAACACCCATCAGCAAGCGTTATTAGCCGCCGCAGCAAGCGGTAGCAAGAAGTTTTTCCTCGGTACAGATTCGGCGCCCCACGCTAAAGATAAGAAAGAAGCCGCCTGTGGCTGCGCGGGTTCCTACACGGCCCACGCGGCGATTGAGCTCTATGCCGAAGCGTTTGAGTCGGTGAATGCGCTGGATAAACTCGAAGCATTCGCAAGCTTTAACGGCCCAGATTTTTACAGTCTGCCACGCAATAGCGATACCATCACGCTAGTGAAAACCCCATGGAATGTCCCTGCAACTTACCCGCTGGGCGACACGAGCGTTGTGCCGATCCGTGCAGGTGAAGTGATTGATTGGCAAGTTAAATAA
- a CDS encoding DUF2235 domain-containing protein — MNKRIVICADGTWNRPEKDLKVDFPTNVLRLARAISPIAADGKPQQVFYDWGVGSYYDEVIGGATGRGLHKNIMDGYRYLVQNYSPGDEIYLFGFSRGAYTVRCLCGLINNCGILKRPDARLIQQAFDHYKKSSAPFAPSGDKSLEFRQKYSHESREIKFVGVWDTVGAMGIPISFLGLFEDKDEFYDTKIGRNVRVARHALALDEHRSDFEPTIWQVRENMDMQQVWFVGAHSNIGGSYKPDRDGSLLSDNALMWMINEAQRFNLSLEPHLQASLRPNSLATLHDSRRNFYRIKQVYLRPLDPSKAPILLHRSVKERWEQDPQYRPKNLQAYLENYGWPTELIN; from the coding sequence ATGAATAAACGTATTGTGATTTGTGCCGATGGCACTTGGAATCGGCCCGAGAAAGACCTTAAGGTCGATTTCCCCACCAATGTGCTGCGCCTTGCGAGAGCCATTAGCCCGATTGCGGCCGATGGTAAACCACAGCAAGTGTTTTACGACTGGGGCGTCGGCTCCTATTACGATGAAGTGATTGGCGGCGCGACGGGGCGGGGACTGCATAAAAACATCATGGATGGTTACCGCTACTTAGTGCAAAACTACTCTCCCGGTGATGAGATTTATCTGTTTGGTTTTAGCCGCGGCGCTTACACAGTGCGCTGTCTGTGCGGTTTAATCAATAACTGCGGCATACTTAAGCGCCCCGATGCTCGGCTTATCCAGCAAGCCTTTGACCATTATAAAAAAAGCAGCGCGCCATTTGCCCCAAGCGGTGATAAATCCCTTGAGTTTAGGCAAAAGTATAGCCATGAGTCGCGGGAGATAAAGTTTGTTGGGGTGTGGGACACGGTGGGCGCCATGGGGATCCCGATTTCCTTCCTCGGCTTATTTGAAGATAAAGACGAATTTTACGACACCAAAATCGGCCGCAATGTGCGCGTTGCCCGCCATGCCTTAGCCCTAGATGAGCATCGCAGTGACTTTGAACCGACCATCTGGCAAGTACGTGAGAATATGGATATGCAGCAGGTGTGGTTTGTGGGCGCCCATAGCAATATTGGTGGTAGTTATAAACCCGACAGGGACGGTTCCCTGTTATCGGATAACGCGCTTATGTGGATGATAAATGAGGCGCAGCGATTCAACTTAAGTCTTGAGCCCCATTTACAGGCGAGTTTGCGACCCAATTCTTTGGCGACTCTGCATGATTCACGGCGTAATTTTTATCGAATAAAGCAGGTCTATTTACGCCCACTCGACCCCAGTAAAGCGCCAATATTATTGCATCGCTCGGTAAAAGAGCGTTGGGAGCAGGACCCTCAATATCGGCCCAAAAATCTGCAAGCTTACCTAGAAAACTATGGCTGGCCGACTGAGCTAATCAATTAA
- the cobO gene encoding cob(I)yrinic acid a,c-diamide adenosyltransferase, translating into MTTANDNNQEQLKAERHRARQQKLKAGVDAKIAAAQDEKGILLVLTGNGKGKSTSGFGTVARAVGHGKKAAVVQFIKGTWECGERNLLEGAGVEFHVMGTGFTWETQDKEKDTAAAELAWEAAEKLLQDESIDCLMLDELTYMVSYHYLDVERVLSALKNRPPMQHVIITGRACHRAIIELADTVSEVQPIKHAFDAGIKAQPGFDY; encoded by the coding sequence ATGACAACAGCAAACGATAATAATCAAGAGCAATTAAAGGCCGAACGCCACAGGGCACGCCAACAAAAACTCAAAGCGGGAGTCGACGCTAAAATTGCCGCCGCCCAGGATGAAAAGGGCATTTTGTTAGTCTTAACCGGCAATGGCAAAGGCAAGTCGACCTCAGGTTTTGGTACTGTCGCCCGCGCTGTTGGCCACGGTAAAAAAGCCGCCGTGGTGCAGTTTATCAAGGGCACTTGGGAGTGCGGTGAGCGTAACTTACTCGAAGGTGCAGGGGTTGAATTTCATGTGATGGGCACCGGATTTACCTGGGAAACCCAAGATAAAGAAAAAGATACCGCCGCAGCCGAGCTTGCATGGGAAGCCGCCGAAAAACTGCTGCAAGATGAGTCTATCGATTGCCTTATGCTCGATGAGCTGACCTATATGGTGAGTTACCATTACTTGGACGTAGAGCGGGTGCTCAGTGCACTTAAAAATCGTCCACCCATGCAGCATGTGATCATCACTGGCCGCGCCTGCCATCGCGCCATTATCGAACTGGCCGATACCGTCAGTGAAGTGCAACCGATAAAACATGCTTTTGACGCCGGAATAAAAGCACAGCCTGGGTTTGATTATTAA
- the cobU gene encoding bifunctional adenosylcobinamide kinase/adenosylcobinamide-phosphate guanylyltransferase, which yields MIHLVLGGARSGKSRYGESLVRQYTALGFDACYVATAQALDAEMVTRIAMHQKERLGDDIEWQLFEEPLALTALLKRLAKPGRVILVDCLTLWLTNQLLASNPKYDEPAPTEWHAATDFATDFSTDFKTANSGNNALANWQAEKTAFIDSLAELEGVVILIGNEVGSGIVPLGELSRQFVDEAGWLNQAVAALADNVTLVVAGLPLALKPV from the coding sequence GTGATCCACTTAGTTTTAGGCGGTGCCCGTAGTGGTAAGAGCCGCTACGGTGAATCCCTTGTGCGCCAATATACAGCGCTGGGGTTCGATGCCTGCTATGTGGCGACGGCGCAGGCATTGGATGCTGAAATGGTGACACGCATCGCCATGCATCAAAAGGAGCGCTTAGGGGATGATATCGAGTGGCAACTATTCGAGGAACCGCTAGCCCTAACGGCACTGCTAAAGCGATTGGCAAAACCGGGGCGAGTGATTTTAGTCGATTGTCTAACCCTTTGGTTAACCAATCAATTACTCGCCTCTAATCCTAAGTATGATGAACCAGCTCCGACCGAGTGGCATGCAGCAACTGACTTTGCGACTGACTTCTCAACTGACTTTAAAACAGCAAATTCTGGCAATAATGCGCTGGCGAATTGGCAGGCAGAAAAAACCGCTTTTATCGATTCCCTTGCCGAACTCGAAGGTGTGGTGATTTTGATCGGCAACGAAGTCGGCTCTGGCATAGTGCCCTTAGGTGAGTTAAGCCGGCAATTTGTCGACGAGGCGGGCTGGCTCAATCAAGCCGTTGCGGCCTTAGCCGACAATGTCACCTTAGTGGTGGCGGGTTTACCCTTGGCATTAAAGCCTGTTTAG
- a CDS encoding cobalamin-binding protein — protein sequence MYKQGVMGLFFGLCFLCSTTVLAQPAKRIIALSPHAVEMLYAIGAGEAIVATTDFADYPEAAKNIPRIGGYYGIQMERVLELNPDLIVVWDSGNKAEDIQQLKTLGFTLYGSDPKTLEGVAKELEELGELTGHTEEARKSAAAYRAQLMALRLENAEKTKPKVFYQLWSTPLMTVSKNSWIQQIIDVCHGQNVFYAADSDYPQVSLENVLLTMPEVILQSQEEGNVKGVDWSQWPEIPAVKKQQIFQINADLLHRATPRALLGVQALCDALDKAR from the coding sequence ATGTACAAACAAGGTGTTATGGGGCTATTTTTCGGGCTATGTTTTTTGTGTTCGACTACTGTGTTGGCCCAACCGGCTAAACGCATTATCGCCCTCTCGCCCCATGCGGTTGAAATGCTATACGCCATAGGCGCAGGGGAGGCGATAGTCGCTACGACCGATTTTGCCGATTATCCCGAGGCTGCTAAGAACATTCCCCGCATTGGCGGTTATTACGGCATTCAAATGGAGCGCGTGTTAGAGCTTAATCCCGATCTTATCGTCGTGTGGGACTCTGGTAATAAGGCCGAAGATATTCAGCAGTTGAAGACGCTGGGCTTTACTCTTTATGGGAGCGATCCTAAAACCTTAGAAGGGGTTGCCAAGGAGCTTGAGGAATTAGGTGAATTAACGGGACATACCGAAGAGGCGCGTAAATCCGCTGCAGCATATCGCGCACAACTTATGGCATTACGCCTTGAAAATGCTGAAAAAACTAAGCCTAAAGTGTTTTATCAACTCTGGTCGACGCCTTTGATGACAGTCTCTAAAAACAGTTGGATCCAGCAGATTATCGATGTGTGTCATGGGCAAAATGTGTTTTATGCTGCCGATAGCGATTACCCGCAGGTGAGTTTAGAAAATGTGTTACTGACAATGCCCGAGGTGATTTTGCAAAGCCAAGAGGAAGGCAATGTGAAGGGAGTTGATTGGAGCCAATGGCCCGAGATCCCTGCGGTTAAAAAACAACAGATCTTTCAAATTAATGCCGATTTATTGCACCGCGCGACCCCGAGGGCCTTACTCGGTGTTCAAGCCCTATGTGATGCCTTGGATAAGGCGCGTTAA
- a CDS encoding diguanylate cyclase domain-containing protein: MRQTNISLLKQNYLLTKMFFFAGIGIVILTLIMAILNYHNYVRLRVAGYEEILNVLESTYVYELVKENEQQHSVLISLLDKDAIQRGESVYNSSWSIAHKIKMEEDHYIYFYNAINGNIDSYPYWERGDDFDPTTRPWYTVIQQEHNNPMWVGPYEEYNSQDLVLSLGQKVIADNGDVLGVMLVDMSLESLGKVLKRMSSSLDISVFIRDRHSHEMLSVVNQELLKIDRLKSEQNYGSFHGLIDGALFIKELTYVDWDIGIYVPSSRFRKALLTQLIILILPVGAFCVVVAMGIRSLVKIFRQELMLVEMEIEQLNNETINRNSIDSAWFVDHSLDKIKSQCANQRLKLRQDPLTGIGNRLVFDEDMKQWALGIQSYALVLIDVDKFKLINDNFGHQFGDSVLRRVAEALALIFGRERVYRFGGDEFACLLAVNEQTELINHLEHLLEYIRQQHWREKACKVTLSIGVAFGPKEPKQLFEAADTALYHSKNAGRDCWHIG, from the coding sequence ATGCGACAGACGAATATATCACTGCTTAAACAAAATTATTTGCTTACTAAGATGTTCTTTTTTGCTGGTATTGGTATTGTCATTCTTACCTTAATTATGGCTATACTGAATTACCATAATTATGTGCGTTTGAGAGTTGCTGGTTATGAGGAAATACTGAATGTATTGGAAAGCACTTATGTGTATGAGCTTGTAAAGGAAAATGAGCAACAACATTCAGTATTGATTTCATTACTTGATAAAGATGCTATTCAACGTGGAGAGTCGGTTTATAATTCATCCTGGTCAATCGCCCATAAAATAAAAATGGAAGAGGATCACTATATTTATTTCTATAATGCTATTAATGGAAATATAGATAGCTATCCCTACTGGGAACGGGGGGATGATTTTGATCCAACCACTCGCCCTTGGTATACAGTGATACAGCAAGAACATAACAATCCTATGTGGGTTGGACCGTACGAAGAGTATAACAGTCAGGATCTTGTGCTAAGTTTAGGGCAGAAGGTTATCGCTGATAATGGTGACGTGCTCGGTGTAATGCTAGTCGATATGTCACTTGAAAGCTTAGGGAAAGTATTAAAACGAATGTCTAGTAGCTTAGATATATCGGTATTTATTCGTGACAGGCATAGCCATGAAATGCTTTCAGTCGTTAATCAAGAATTGTTAAAGATTGATAGACTTAAATCAGAACAAAATTATGGCAGTTTTCATGGTTTGATTGATGGTGCTTTATTCATTAAAGAGTTGACTTATGTTGATTGGGATATTGGTATTTACGTCCCATCATCAAGATTTAGAAAGGCGTTACTCACACAGTTAATTATACTCATATTACCGGTTGGTGCCTTTTGTGTCGTTGTTGCTATGGGGATCCGTTCATTGGTTAAAATATTTCGTCAAGAATTGATGCTTGTTGAAATGGAAATAGAACAACTAAATAATGAAACTATCAACAGGAATTCTATTGATTCGGCTTGGTTTGTTGATCACAGTCTGGATAAAATAAAAAGCCAATGTGCGAATCAACGCCTTAAACTTAGGCAAGATCCGTTAACGGGTATTGGTAATCGCCTAGTTTTTGATGAAGACATGAAGCAATGGGCATTAGGTATACAAAGTTATGCCTTGGTTTTAATCGATGTAGATAAGTTCAAATTGATAAACGATAACTTTGGTCACCAGTTTGGTGATTCTGTTCTACGTCGCGTTGCAGAGGCGCTGGCATTGATCTTTGGACGTGAACGGGTATATCGATTCGGTGGCGATGAGTTTGCGTGTTTATTGGCCGTTAATGAACAGACTGAACTGATAAACCATCTAGAGCATTTATTGGAATATATCCGGCAGCAGCACTGGCGTGAAAAGGCATGCAAAGTCACTTTAAGTATTGGGGTGGCATTTGGACCTAAAGAACCAAAACAACTATTTGAAGCCGCGGATACGGCGCTATACCACAGTAAAAATGCAGGCCGGGATTGTTGGCATATAGGTTAA
- a CDS encoding MAPEG family protein: MNTLLICLFIAMLLPYLAKGPVAWAMAKAGGYDNNHPRTQQAQLTGFGARALAGHQNAFESLLVFGIAVLVVIATGKVDPTAEWLAITHVAARFVYHILYLANKGTLRSLSWFVAIFSAFGIFFRAF; the protein is encoded by the coding sequence ATGAATACCCTATTAATCTGTTTGTTTATCGCCATGTTATTACCCTATCTCGCCAAAGGCCCTGTCGCTTGGGCAATGGCAAAGGCGGGCGGCTATGACAATAACCACCCTCGCACTCAACAGGCACAGTTAACTGGCTTTGGTGCTCGCGCTTTAGCTGGGCATCAGAATGCCTTCGAGTCGCTGTTGGTGTTCGGCATTGCGGTATTGGTGGTTATCGCGACGGGCAAAGTGGATCCCACCGCCGAGTGGCTTGCGATCACCCATGTCGCGGCCCGTTTTGTGTATCACATTTTGTACCTTGCCAATAAGGGCACCTTAAGATCCCTTTCATGGTTTGTCGCCATCTTCAGCGCCTTTGGGATTTTCTTTCGGGCATTTTAA
- a CDS encoding glucosaminidase domain-containing protein, with amino-acid sequence MFIKLKPFLALSVLLVLSALDPLAYAQEAQVNKLISNDILFDMAESKPLHLNISSLDELMLLFDSLNYTPENFHRGNKSIPRLTFDAVGQGWSSVSSQIPVKQKKMVFFRLMTPLVLLANEKILQERQVIMSASLDNIELIALGIKYKVIGSADRSLSESQRQMLLERVDILPPSLVLAQAAKESGWGTSRFTLEGNALFGQWDFNGNGMEPKQKRPGLGRYGLARFETPLASVEGYLFNLNTHNAYQKLRTLRAQSRQAKQAVTGAALAGTLDRYSERGHAYVEAIRQMIRTNKLYLADEVYLNDGAPLHLLTRPSQI; translated from the coding sequence ATGTTCATAAAGCTTAAGCCTTTTTTAGCGCTGTCCGTACTCCTTGTTTTGTCTGCATTAGACCCTCTGGCGTATGCGCAAGAGGCGCAGGTTAACAAGCTGATTTCAAATGACATATTATTTGATATGGCTGAGTCTAAACCTTTGCATCTCAATATCAGTTCTCTTGATGAACTTATGCTTCTATTTGATTCACTCAATTACACGCCTGAAAATTTCCATCGAGGCAATAAATCGATACCTAGGTTGACCTTTGATGCCGTGGGACAAGGCTGGAGTTCAGTGTCAAGTCAGATCCCTGTGAAGCAAAAGAAAATGGTGTTTTTTAGATTGATGACGCCCTTAGTGCTATTGGCGAATGAGAAAATTCTGCAAGAAAGGCAAGTTATTATGTCGGCTTCCCTTGATAACATTGAATTAATCGCCTTAGGGATAAAGTACAAAGTCATAGGCAGTGCCGATAGATCGCTATCAGAATCCCAAAGACAAATGCTGCTTGAAAGGGTGGATATACTACCGCCATCTTTAGTGTTAGCCCAAGCGGCAAAGGAGAGTGGCTGGGGCACATCTCGTTTTACCCTTGAAGGTAATGCATTGTTTGGCCAGTGGGATTTTAACGGAAATGGCATGGAGCCTAAGCAAAAACGACCTGGTTTAGGCCGTTATGGTCTAGCGCGATTCGAGACACCTTTGGCATCCGTTGAAGGATATTTGTTTAATTTAAATACCCATAATGCTTATCAAAAGTTGCGCACACTGCGTGCCCAATCAAGGCAAGCGAAACAAGCTGTGACAGGCGCAGCACTCGCTGGCACGTTAGACCGCTATTCTGAGCGTGGGCATGCCTATGTTGAGGCGATTCGGCAGATGATCCGCACCAATAAGTTGTATTTGGCAGATGAAGTTTATTTAAACGATGGTGCACCATTGCATTTATTAACACGTCCCAGTCAAATCTAA
- a CDS encoding adenosylcobinamide-GDP ribazoletransferase, with translation MSERESWHKEIDLFLVAMGYFTRIPMPKWVEVDADKLNKASRYFGLVGLLVGLLSAIVFWLTQNWLPAGVSVLLAMVTGVLLTGGFHEDGLADTFDGFGGGWTAEDKLRIMKDSRLGSYGALALMLVLLLKWQLLVELALYDPVVAGSALIVAHTVSRVVAASIIFTEKYVRDDETSKSKPLSQHQGVNELFILVSSGVLVLLFLKGLAALSLLLVMIGLRRLFVVIFRRQIGGYTGDTLGAAQQISEIVCYFVLLVVGSIL, from the coding sequence ATGTCAGAACGCGAAAGCTGGCACAAAGAGATAGATTTATTTTTAGTTGCCATGGGCTATTTTACCCGCATTCCTATGCCCAAATGGGTGGAGGTCGATGCGGATAAATTAAACAAGGCGAGCCGTTATTTTGGTCTCGTCGGTTTGTTGGTCGGTCTGTTAAGCGCCATTGTATTTTGGCTGACGCAGAACTGGCTGCCTGCGGGGGTGTCTGTGCTCCTGGCTATGGTGACCGGCGTCTTGCTCACCGGCGGATTCCACGAGGATGGATTAGCCGATACCTTCGATGGTTTCGGTGGCGGTTGGACGGCCGAAGACAAGCTACGCATTATGAAAGACTCGCGCCTCGGTAGCTATGGCGCTCTGGCCTTGATGTTAGTGTTGCTACTGAAATGGCAGTTATTGGTCGAGTTGGCGCTGTATGATCCTGTGGTCGCGGGATCGGCATTGATTGTGGCGCATACCGTGAGCCGCGTGGTTGCCGCCAGTATTATCTTTACCGAAAAGTATGTGCGCGACGATGAGACCAGCAAGTCTAAGCCATTATCGCAACATCAAGGTGTTAATGAGTTATTTATCCTAGTTTCCAGCGGTGTGTTAGTGTTGCTTTTCCTTAAGGGCCTAGCCGCACTGTCACTCTTATTAGTGATGATAGGCTTACGTCGATTATTTGTGGTTATTTTTAGGCGTCAGATTGGTGGTTATACCGGTGACACCCTAGGCGCCGCGCAGCAAATATCTGAAATAGTGTGTTATTTCGTGCTGCTGGTCGTAGGTAGCATACTGTGA